The following DNA comes from Phytohabitans rumicis.
CCAGTAGCGCGCCTCGCGGGCGACCAGCGCGCCGTACCGGTTGCGCGGCAGCCACGGCATGCTGCGCGGAAAGAGCTCGGCGACGGCCGTGCCCTGTGCCGCTCGGCCCACTTTCCCGCCGCCCTCGGTGCCGACCATCGCCGCCTCCAGGGACCGCGCCCACCACCAGAGCAGGGCCGCGATCGCAGCCGCGGTGATCAGCAGCTTGACCGGCACTGCCCAGGCGCGCCCCTCGGCCACGTCGACGCCGAGCGTGTACGGCGCGGCCAGCGGCGTCCACCCCAGCACCCGGGCCGGCCCGACCAGCCGTTCCCAGTCGGTGTTCTCGGTCGCGGCGATGACCCCGACCTGCAGCGGACCCAGCACCGCGGCGAGCACGGCGAGCAGGATCGCGGCCAGGTCACGCATCCGCCGCGAGCGCAGCATGGTGGCGAACGCGCTGGTGATCGCCCGGCTGGCCGCCACGCACAGGAGCAGTCCGGCGGCGATCCCCGCGGCCTGGGCCAGCGCGGCGCCCCACCCGCCGAGCGCGCCGGCGCCGAGCACCAGGCCGCCGGTCGCGATCAGCGTGGCCAGCGCCGGCACGCCGACCAGCGCGGCGGCGAACAGACCGGTGACGAGGGTACGGCGGGGCAGCGGCAGCAGGGCGAACCGCGCCGGGTCGAGGGTCTCGTCGACGCCGAAGAAGACCAGCGGCAGCAGCAGCCAGCCGACCACCAGCAGCCCCCCGCCGGCGGCGGACACCAGCATGGCGACGTCCGGGTCGTCCGCCAGGCCGGGCGCCGCGAAGAGGAAGAACCCGCCGAACGCCCACCACAGTCCGAAGAGGAGCCCGAGGATGAAGAGCACCACCCGGCCGCGCCGCCCGCGCATGCCGTTGCCCAGCACCCGCAGCTTGAGCCGGACGAAGAGCAGTGGACCTATAGCCATGCCAGCTCCTCGCCGGTCGCGGTGCGACCGCCGACCACCTCGACGAACACGTCTTCCAGCGACCGTTCGCCACGCACGTCGGCCAGCGTGCCCACCCGCTTGATCGCGCCCTCGGCGAGGATCGCGACGTGCGTGCAGAGCCGCTCCACCACCTCCATCACGTGGCTGGAGAAGATCACCGTGCCGCCACCGGCGACGTACCGGTGCAGGATGTCGCGGATCAACGCGGCGGAGACCGGGTCGACCGCCTCGAACGGCTCGTCCAGCACGAGCAGGCGAGGGGCGTGCAACAGGGCGCAGGCCAGCCCGATCTTCTTCTTCATGCCGGCCGAGTAGTCGACGACGAGGGTACGGCCGGCGTCGGCGAGGGCCAGCACGTCGAGCAGTTCCTTGGCACGCTGCTCGACGACCGCCTGGTCCATGCCGCGCAGCAAACCGTGGTACGCGAGCAACTCGGCCCCGCTGAGCCGGTCGAAGAGCCGTACGCCATCAGGCAGGACGCCCAGCAGTGCCTTGGCCCGCACCGGGTCGGCCCACACGTCGTGCCCCAGGACCCAGGCTGCGCCCGCGTCCGGGCGCAGCAGCCCGACGGCCATCGAGAGGGTGGTGGTCTTGCCGGCGCCGTTCGGGCCGAGCAGGCCGTAGAAGGAGCCGGCCGGTACGTCCAGGTCGACGCCGGCCACGGCCACCTTCGTGTCGAACCGCTTGACCAGCCCCCGCAACGCCAGTGCGTCCGTCATGACCTCGACGGTACCTACCAGTAATAGCGGGCCGGGCCGCACGCCTCCGGCCACGGGTAGGACTCCGCGGGCAGATCCTCCAGCACCGCGCGGGCGCGGCTGCGGGCCAGGTTCCACTGGCGCCAGTCGTGATCTTCGGCGAGGTCGTCGGACACGTTGCCGAGGGCGCAGCCGCGCAGCGGGGCCGGCAGCCGATCCAGCGCCGGCGCCGCGTCCGCCGACAGCCCGGACAGGTACGCGACGTCGATCTTCTCGGTCTGCTCGTACCGGGTCACGTTGCGGTCGGCGATGAA
Coding sequences within:
- a CDS encoding ABC transporter permease; this encodes MAIGPLLFVRLKLRVLGNGMRGRRGRVVLFILGLLFGLWWAFGGFFLFAAPGLADDPDVAMLVSAAGGGLLVVGWLLLPLVFFGVDETLDPARFALLPLPRRTLVTGLFAAALVGVPALATLIATGGLVLGAGALGGWGAALAQAAGIAAGLLLCVAASRAITSAFATMLRSRRMRDLAAILLAVLAAVLGPLQVGVIAATENTDWERLVGPARVLGWTPLAAPYTLGVDVAEGRAWAVPVKLLITAAAIAALLWWWARSLEAAMVGTEGGGKVGRAAQGTAVAELFPRSMPWLPRNRYGALVAREARYWWRDARRRAGLITFAVIGVFMPVMINVGTGGLGDAASPTVVGLSMTFVGVLGATTLANQFGYDGTAYAANVVAAVPGAVELRARVTAYSTYIGPLLLVIAVVVASVLREPSWIGVMLGSLCAAYGAGLAVNLFVSIVGAYALPETSNPFAVNTGSGIAKSLLSLVGMVGSVAIAVPMVVASALLGDAPLWLWLAAPVGVAYGVGAAWLGTYLAGDLLDRQMPELLAAVTPRR
- a CDS encoding ABC transporter ATP-binding protein, coding for MTDALALRGLVKRFDTKVAVAGVDLDVPAGSFYGLLGPNGAGKTTTLSMAVGLLRPDAGAAWVLGHDVWADPVRAKALLGVLPDGVRLFDRLSGAELLAYHGLLRGMDQAVVEQRAKELLDVLALADAGRTLVVDYSAGMKKKIGLACALLHAPRLLVLDEPFEAVDPVSAALIRDILHRYVAGGGTVIFSSHVMEVVERLCTHVAILAEGAIKRVGTLADVRGERSLEDVFVEVVGGRTATGEELAWL